Proteins from a single region of Parambassis ranga chromosome 16, fParRan2.1, whole genome shotgun sequence:
- the ccne2 gene encoding G1/S-specific cyclin-E2 isoform X1 produces MERQADADIRIGAGATADAFIHSSLRSRAINSVCTMSRRSGRITLQARDSNRPEPTVRAPLKKRKSEPTKKLQPATKKQNYEIQKCWSEDGASPCVLIETPHKELEPADPSSFKQYSFKNLFIKPSPIPRLSWANEDDVWIKMLNKELKYVHDKSYLQQHPKLQPKMRAILLDWLLEVCEVYSLHRQTAYLAQDYFDRFMLTQQDVSKDTLQLIGITALFIASKIEEIYPPKIFEFAYVTDGACDMWDIQRMELLILKALDWNLCPETPISWLKLYAQVDAQKDGENFLEPQFSQYMYIQITQLLDLCMMDINSLEYNYNVLAAAAFCHFSSFDVVHKVSGLTWDSVHPCVRWMTPYMDTLRSEATPQLKTFPKVKADDRHNIQTHITYLDLLRKAQEHQIDSLDCQMSPVAVGMILTPPSSTEKPVNS; encoded by the exons ATGGAGCGGCAGGCAGATGCGGATATAAGGATTGGCGCCGGCGCCACAGCtgatgcattcattcattcttcacTGAGGAG CAGAGCCATAAATTCAGTCTGCACCATGTCCAGACGCAG TGGTCGTATCACACTTCAAGCCAGAGATTCAAACAGACCCGAACCAACTGTCAGAGCCCcgctgaagaagaggaagtcTGAG CCTACTAAGAAGCTACAACCTGCTACCAAGAAACAAAACTATGAAATACAG AAGTGTTGGTCTGAGGATGGAGCGAGTCCGTGCGTCCTCATTGAAACTCCCCACAAAGAGCTGGAGCCTGCAGACCCGTCCAGCTTCAAGCAGTACAGTTTCAAGAACCTCTTTATCAAGCCCTCCCCCATTCCCCGCCTCAG CTGGGCGAATGAGGACGACGTGTGGATCAAAATGCTCAATAAGGAGCTGAAGTACGTTCACGACAAGAGCTACCTTCAGCAGCACCCCAAACTGCAGCCCAAGATGAGGGCGATTCTGCTGGACTGGCTGCTCGAG gtttgTGAGGTGTACAGCCTCCACAGACAGACGGCGTATCTCGCCCAGGACTACTTTGACCGATTCATGCTGACTCAGCAGGACGTCAGCAAAGACACACTGCAGCTCATTGGCATCACGGCACTCTTCATTGCCTCTAAAATAGAG GAAATCTACCCCCCTAAAATCTTCGAGTTTGCCTATGTCACAGACGGGGCCTGCGACATGTGGGACATCCAGCGCATGGAGCTGCTCATACTAAAG GCTTTGGACTGGAACCTGTGTCCAGAGACGCCCATCTCCTGGTTGAAGCTGTATGCTCAGGTCGATGCtcagaaagatggagagaacTTCCTGGAGCCACAGTTCTCCCAATACATGTACATCCAGATCACACAG CTTTTAGACTTGTGTATGATGGATATCAACTCATTGGAATACAACTACAATGTTCTTGCTGCAGCAGCCTTCTGCCACTTCTCCAGCTTTGATGTTGTTCATAAAGTCTCTG GCCTGACGTGGGACAGTGTGCACCCATGTGTTCGGTGGATGACTCCCTACATGGACACACTGCGTTCTGAAGCCACGCCTCAGCTGAAGACTTTCCCCAAAGTCAAAGCTGATGACAGACACAACATCCAAACACACATAACCTATTTGGACCTGCTG AGAAAAGCTCAGGAGCATCAGATTGACAGCCTTGACTGTCAGATGTCACCTGTTGCCGTGGGAATGATCCTGACACCGCCAAGCAGCACAGAAAAACCAGTCAATTCCTGA
- the ccne2 gene encoding G1/S-specific cyclin-E2 isoform X2: protein MTLETTECRAINSVCTMSRRSGRITLQARDSNRPEPTVRAPLKKRKSEPTKKLQPATKKQNYEIQKCWSEDGASPCVLIETPHKELEPADPSSFKQYSFKNLFIKPSPIPRLSWANEDDVWIKMLNKELKYVHDKSYLQQHPKLQPKMRAILLDWLLEVCEVYSLHRQTAYLAQDYFDRFMLTQQDVSKDTLQLIGITALFIASKIEEIYPPKIFEFAYVTDGACDMWDIQRMELLILKALDWNLCPETPISWLKLYAQVDAQKDGENFLEPQFSQYMYIQITQLLDLCMMDINSLEYNYNVLAAAAFCHFSSFDVVHKVSGLTWDSVHPCVRWMTPYMDTLRSEATPQLKTFPKVKADDRHNIQTHITYLDLLRKAQEHQIDSLDCQMSPVAVGMILTPPSSTEKPVNS from the exons atgacgctggagaccaccgagtg CAGAGCCATAAATTCAGTCTGCACCATGTCCAGACGCAG TGGTCGTATCACACTTCAAGCCAGAGATTCAAACAGACCCGAACCAACTGTCAGAGCCCcgctgaagaagaggaagtcTGAG CCTACTAAGAAGCTACAACCTGCTACCAAGAAACAAAACTATGAAATACAG AAGTGTTGGTCTGAGGATGGAGCGAGTCCGTGCGTCCTCATTGAAACTCCCCACAAAGAGCTGGAGCCTGCAGACCCGTCCAGCTTCAAGCAGTACAGTTTCAAGAACCTCTTTATCAAGCCCTCCCCCATTCCCCGCCTCAG CTGGGCGAATGAGGACGACGTGTGGATCAAAATGCTCAATAAGGAGCTGAAGTACGTTCACGACAAGAGCTACCTTCAGCAGCACCCCAAACTGCAGCCCAAGATGAGGGCGATTCTGCTGGACTGGCTGCTCGAG gtttgTGAGGTGTACAGCCTCCACAGACAGACGGCGTATCTCGCCCAGGACTACTTTGACCGATTCATGCTGACTCAGCAGGACGTCAGCAAAGACACACTGCAGCTCATTGGCATCACGGCACTCTTCATTGCCTCTAAAATAGAG GAAATCTACCCCCCTAAAATCTTCGAGTTTGCCTATGTCACAGACGGGGCCTGCGACATGTGGGACATCCAGCGCATGGAGCTGCTCATACTAAAG GCTTTGGACTGGAACCTGTGTCCAGAGACGCCCATCTCCTGGTTGAAGCTGTATGCTCAGGTCGATGCtcagaaagatggagagaacTTCCTGGAGCCACAGTTCTCCCAATACATGTACATCCAGATCACACAG CTTTTAGACTTGTGTATGATGGATATCAACTCATTGGAATACAACTACAATGTTCTTGCTGCAGCAGCCTTCTGCCACTTCTCCAGCTTTGATGTTGTTCATAAAGTCTCTG GCCTGACGTGGGACAGTGTGCACCCATGTGTTCGGTGGATGACTCCCTACATGGACACACTGCGTTCTGAAGCCACGCCTCAGCTGAAGACTTTCCCCAAAGTCAAAGCTGATGACAGACACAACATCCAAACACACATAACCTATTTGGACCTGCTG AGAAAAGCTCAGGAGCATCAGATTGACAGCCTTGACTGTCAGATGTCACCTGTTGCCGTGGGAATGATCCTGACACCGCCAAGCAGCACAGAAAAACCAGTCAATTCCTGA
- the ccne2 gene encoding G1/S-specific cyclin-E2 isoform X3, translating into MSRRSGRITLQARDSNRPEPTVRAPLKKRKSEPTKKLQPATKKQNYEIQKCWSEDGASPCVLIETPHKELEPADPSSFKQYSFKNLFIKPSPIPRLSWANEDDVWIKMLNKELKYVHDKSYLQQHPKLQPKMRAILLDWLLEVCEVYSLHRQTAYLAQDYFDRFMLTQQDVSKDTLQLIGITALFIASKIEEIYPPKIFEFAYVTDGACDMWDIQRMELLILKALDWNLCPETPISWLKLYAQVDAQKDGENFLEPQFSQYMYIQITQLLDLCMMDINSLEYNYNVLAAAAFCHFSSFDVVHKVSGLTWDSVHPCVRWMTPYMDTLRSEATPQLKTFPKVKADDRHNIQTHITYLDLLRKAQEHQIDSLDCQMSPVAVGMILTPPSSTEKPVNS; encoded by the exons ATGTCCAGACGCAG TGGTCGTATCACACTTCAAGCCAGAGATTCAAACAGACCCGAACCAACTGTCAGAGCCCcgctgaagaagaggaagtcTGAG CCTACTAAGAAGCTACAACCTGCTACCAAGAAACAAAACTATGAAATACAG AAGTGTTGGTCTGAGGATGGAGCGAGTCCGTGCGTCCTCATTGAAACTCCCCACAAAGAGCTGGAGCCTGCAGACCCGTCCAGCTTCAAGCAGTACAGTTTCAAGAACCTCTTTATCAAGCCCTCCCCCATTCCCCGCCTCAG CTGGGCGAATGAGGACGACGTGTGGATCAAAATGCTCAATAAGGAGCTGAAGTACGTTCACGACAAGAGCTACCTTCAGCAGCACCCCAAACTGCAGCCCAAGATGAGGGCGATTCTGCTGGACTGGCTGCTCGAG gtttgTGAGGTGTACAGCCTCCACAGACAGACGGCGTATCTCGCCCAGGACTACTTTGACCGATTCATGCTGACTCAGCAGGACGTCAGCAAAGACACACTGCAGCTCATTGGCATCACGGCACTCTTCATTGCCTCTAAAATAGAG GAAATCTACCCCCCTAAAATCTTCGAGTTTGCCTATGTCACAGACGGGGCCTGCGACATGTGGGACATCCAGCGCATGGAGCTGCTCATACTAAAG GCTTTGGACTGGAACCTGTGTCCAGAGACGCCCATCTCCTGGTTGAAGCTGTATGCTCAGGTCGATGCtcagaaagatggagagaacTTCCTGGAGCCACAGTTCTCCCAATACATGTACATCCAGATCACACAG CTTTTAGACTTGTGTATGATGGATATCAACTCATTGGAATACAACTACAATGTTCTTGCTGCAGCAGCCTTCTGCCACTTCTCCAGCTTTGATGTTGTTCATAAAGTCTCTG GCCTGACGTGGGACAGTGTGCACCCATGTGTTCGGTGGATGACTCCCTACATGGACACACTGCGTTCTGAAGCCACGCCTCAGCTGAAGACTTTCCCCAAAGTCAAAGCTGATGACAGACACAACATCCAAACACACATAACCTATTTGGACCTGCTG AGAAAAGCTCAGGAGCATCAGATTGACAGCCTTGACTGTCAGATGTCACCTGTTGCCGTGGGAATGATCCTGACACCGCCAAGCAGCACAGAAAAACCAGTCAATTCCTGA